Proteins from a genomic interval of Salmo salar chromosome ssa14, Ssal_v3.1, whole genome shotgun sequence:
- the LOC123726584 gene encoding golgin subfamily A member 6-like protein 22, producing the protein MTTDMKKQLLEMDHDKEMIESSMGELRLKEAEMVREKENMENKMARLKDEEDRMREEIGRKMDNLKQESHEIKRLRNETDSEKDQLNAKLLELEKMREELDREKKEVKDRKDEVLKEKDQLEERQDKISKEKEELDISLELMKRQREDLTSLKAEAEAQTEPMEKDWKEKLTRERQQLEDVKEEIQKEKEAFERKKGLTMKERDEFELMKSETQGQMVEIEQSKQDIRVEKEKLDQIKAELERRSENINQVMDETRRERGKVEELAIQTQKQREEMVGFMENNNQKQNELELMNNKIEREKQDIEESRDVLTKEREELEQMRNETQRQREETESHMEDQRKEKEHLEQMTTDMKKQLLEMDNDKEMIESSMGELRLKEAEMVRENENMENKMARLKDEEDRMREEIGRKVDNLKQESHEIKRLRNVIDSEKDQLNAKLLELEKMREELDREKKEVKDRKDEVLKEKDQLEERQDKISKEKEELDISLELMKRQREDLTSLKAEAEAQTDPMEKDWKEKLTRERQQLEDVKEEIQKEKEAFERKKGLTMKERDEFELMKSETQGQMVEIEQSKQDIRVEKEKLDQIKAELERRSENINQVMDETRRERGKVEELPIQTQKQREEMVGFMEKNNQKQNELELMNNKIEREKQDIEESRDVLTKEREELEQMRNETQRQREETESHMEDQRKEKEHLEQMTTDMKKQLLEMDNDKEMIESSMGELRLKEAEMVREKENMENKMARLKDEEDRMRKK; encoded by the coding sequence ATGACGACGGACATGAAAAAACAGTTGCTAGAGATGGATCAtgacaaggaaatgatagaaAGCTCAATGGGTGAACTGAGATTGAAAGAGGCAGAAAtggtgagagaaaaggagaacatggaAAATAAGATGGCTAGACTCAAAGACGAAGAGGATAGAATGCGGGAAGAAATAGGAAGGAAGATGGACAACTTGAAGCAGGAAAGTCATGAAATCAAAAGACTTCGAAATGAAACTGACAGTGAAAAGGACCAGCTGAATGCAAAATTGCTTGAGTTGGAAAAAATGCGTGAAGAACTAGATAGAGAGAAGAAGGAAGTGAAAGACAGGAAGGATGAAGTACTGAAAGAGAAAGATCAGTTGGAAGAGAGGCAAGATAAGATCAGTAAGGAGAAAGAGGAATTGGATATCAGTCTTGAACTGATGAAAAGACAAAGGGAAGACTTGACGAGCTTGAAGGCTGAAGCAGAAGCACAGACCGAGCCTATGGAAAAAGACTGGAAGGAAAAGCTCACGAGGGAAAGACAACAACTTGAAGATGTAAAGGAGGAGATACAGAAGGAAAAAGAAGCCTTTGAGAGAAAGAAGGGATTGACCATGAAAGAAAGAGATGAGTTTGAGCTGATGAAGTCTGAAACCCAGGGTCAAATGGTGGAAATAGAACAAAGCAAACAAGACATTCGTGTGGAGAAGGAAAAGCTGGATCAGATCAAAGCTGAGTTAGAAAGACGATCTGAAAACATAAATCAGGTCATGGATGAGACAAgacgggagagggggaaggttgaAGAACTGGCTATCCAAACTCAAAAACAAAGAGAAGAAATGGTGGGTTTCATGGAAAATAACAACCAAAAGCAGAACGAACTGGAACTCATGAATAAcaagattgaaagagagaaacaagacATCGAAGAAAGTCGGGATGTGctaacaaaggagagagaggagctggaacAAATGAGGaatgagacacagcgacagagagaggagacagaatctCACATGGAAGaccaaaggaaagagaaagaacatCTCGAACAAATGACGACGGACATGAAAAAACAGTTGCTAGAGATGGATAAtgacaaggaaatgatagaaAGCTCAATGGGTGAACTGAGATTGAAAGAGGCAGAAATGGTGAGAGAAAATGAGAACATGGAAAACAAGATGGCTAGACTCAAAGACGAAGAGGATAGAATGCGGGAAGAAATAGGAAGGAAGGTGGACAACTTGAAGCAGGAAAGTCATGAAATCAAAAGACTTCGAAAtgtaattgacagtgaaaaggaCCAGCTGAATGCAAAATTGCTTGAGTTGGAAAAAATGCGTGAAGAACTAGATAGAGAGAAGAAGGAAGTGAAAGACAGGAAGGATGAAGTACTGAAAGAGAAAGATCAGTTGGAAGAGAGGCAAGATAAGATCAGTAAGGAGAAAGAGGAATTGGATATCAGTCTTGAACTGATGAAAAGACAAAGGGAAGACTTGACGAGCTTGAAGGCTGAAGCAGAAGCACAGACCGATCCTATGGAAAAAGACTGGAAGGAAAAGCTCACGAGGGAAAGACAACAACTTGAAGATGTAAAGGAGGAGATACAGAAGGAAAAAGAAGCCTTTGAGAGAAAGAAGGGATTGACCATGAAAGAAAGAGATGAGTTTGAGCTGATGAAGTCTGAAACCCAGGGTCAAATGGTGGAAATAGAACAAAGCAAACAAGACATTCGTGTGGAGAAGGAAAAGCTGGATCAGATCAAAGCTGAGTTAGAAAGACGATCTGAAAACATAAATCAGGTCATGGATGAGACAAgacgggagagggggaaggttgaAGAACTGCCTATCCAAACTCAAAAACAAAGAGAAGAAATGGTGGGTTTCATGGAAAAGAACAACCAAAAGCAGAACGAACTGGAACTCATGAATAAcaagattgaaagagagaaacaagacATCGAAGAAAGTCGGGATGTGctaacaaaggagagagaggagctggaacAAATGAGGaatgagacacagcgacagagagaggagacagaatctCACATGGAAGaccaaaggaaagagaaagaacatCTGGAACAAATGACGACGGACATGAAAAAACAGTTGCTAGAGATGGATAAtgacaaggaaatgatagaaAGCTCAATGGGTGAACTGAGATTGAAAGAGGCAGAAAtggtgagagaaaaggagaacatggaAAACAAGATGGCTAGACTCAAAGACGAAGAGGATAGAATGCGGAAGAAATAG
- the LOC123726609 gene encoding trichohyalin-like, whose product MDETRRERGKVEELAIQTQKQREEMVGFMEKNNQKQNELELMNNKIEREKQDIEESRDVLTKEREELEQMRNETQRQREETESHMEDQRKEKEHLEQMTTDMKKQLLEMDNDKEMIESSMGELRLKEAEMVREKENMENKMARLKDEEDGMREEIGRKMDNLKQESHEIKRLRDEIDSEKDQLNAKLLELEKMREELDREKKEVKDRKDEVLKEKDQLEERQDKISKEKEELDISLELMKRQREDLTSLKAEAEAQTEPMEKDWKEKLTRERQQLVDVKEEIQKEKEAFERKKGLTMKERDEFELMKSETQGQLEEIEQSKQDIRVEKEKLDQIKAELERRSENINQVMDETRRERRKVEELAIQTQKQREEMVGFMENNKQKQNELELMNDKIEREKQDIEESRDVLTKEREELEQMRNETQRQREETESHMEDQRKEKEHLEQMMTDMKKQLLEMDNDKEMIESSMGELRLKEAEMVREKENMENKMARLKVEEDRMWEEIGRKMDNLKQESHEIKRLRNETDSEKDQLNAKLLELEKMREELDREKKEVKDRKDEVLKEKDQLEERRDKISKEKEELDISLELMKRQREDLTSLKAEAEAQTEPMEKDWKEKLTRERQQLEDVKEEIQKEKEAFERKKGLTMKERDEFELMKSETQGQLEEIEQNKQDIRVEKEKLDQIKAELERRSENINQVMDETRRERGKVEELAIQTQKQREEMVGFMEKNNQKHNELELMNNKIEREKQDIEESRDVLTKEREELEQMRNETQRQREETESQVEDQRKEKEHLEQMTTDMKKQLLEMDNDKEMIESSIGELRLKEAEMVREKENMENKMARLKDEEDRMREEIGRKVDNLKQESHEIKRLRDEIDSEKDQLNAKLLELEKMREELDREKKEVKDRKDEVLKEKDQLEERQDKISKEKEELDISLELMKRQREDLTSLKAEAEAQTDPMEKDWKEKLTRERQQLEDVKEEIQKEKEAFERKKGLTMKERDEFELMKSETQGQLVEIEQSKQDIRVEKEKLDQIKAELERQSENINQVMDETRRERGKVEELAIQTQKQREEMVGFMEKNNQKQNELELMNNKIEREKQDIEESRDVLTKEREELEQMRNETQRQREETESHMEDQRKEKEHLEQMTYGHEKTVARDG is encoded by the coding sequence ATGGATGAGACAAgacgggagagggggaaggttgaAGAACTGGCTATCCAAACTCAAAAACAAAGAGAAGAAATGGTGGGTTTCATGGAAAAGAACAACCAAAAGCAGAACGAACTGGAACTCATGAATAAcaagattgaaagagagaaacaagacATCGAAGAAAGTCGGGATGTGctaacaaaggagagagaggagctggaacAAATGAGGaatgagacacagcgacagagagaggagacagaatctCACATGGAAGaccaaaggaaagagaaagaacatCTGGAACAAATGACGACGGACATGAAAAAACAGTTGCTAGAGATGGATAAtgacaaggaaatgatagaaAGCTCAATGGGTGAACTGAGATTGAAAGAGGCAGAAAtggtgagagaaaaggagaacatggaAAACAAGATGGCTAGACTCAAAGACGAAGAGGATGGAATGCGGGAAGAAATAGGAAGGAAGATGGACAACTTGAAGCAGGAAAGTCATGAAATCAAAAGACTTAGAGATGAAATTGACAGTGAAAAGGACCAGCTGAATGCAAAATTGCTTGAGTTGGAAAAAATGCGTGAAGAACTAGATAGAGAGAAGAAGGAAGTGAAAGACAGGAAGGATGAAGTACTGAAAGAGAAAGATCAGTTGGAAGAGAGGCAAGATAAGATCAGTAAGGAGAAAGAGGAATTGGATATCAGTCTTGAACTGATGAAAAGACAAAGGGAAGACTTGACGAGCTTGAAGGCTGAAGCAGAAGCACAGACCGAGCCTATGGAAAAAGACTGGAAGGAAAAGCTCACGAGGGAAAGACAACAACTTGTAGATGTAAAGGAGGAGATACAGAAGGAAAAAGAAGCCTTTGAGAGAAAGAAGGGATTGACCATGAAAGAAAGAGATGAGTTTGAGCTGATGAAGTCTGAAACCCAGGGACAATTGGAGGAAATAGAACAAAGCAAACAAGACATTCGTGTGGAGAAGGAAAAGCTGGATCAGATCAAAGCTGAGTTAGAAAGACGATCTGAAAACATAAATCAGGTCATGGATGAGACAAGACGGGAGAGGAGGAAGGTTGAAGAACTGGCTATCCAAACTCAAAAACAAAGAGAAGAAATGGTGGGTTTCAtggaaaataacaaacaaaagcaGAATGAACTGGAACTCATGAATGAcaagattgaaagagagaaacaagacATCGAAGAAAGTCGGGATGTGctaacaaaggagagagaggagctggaacAAATGAGGaatgagacacagcgacagagagaggagacagaatctCACATGGAAGaccaaaggaaagagaaagaacatCTCGAACAAATGATGACGGACATGAAAAAACAGTTGCTAGAGATGGATAAtgacaaggaaatgatagaaAGCTCAATGGGTGAACTGAGATTGAAAGAGGCAGAAAtggtgagagaaaaggagaacatggaAAATAAGATGGCTAGACTCAAAGTCGAAGAGGATAGAATGTGGGAAGAAATAGGAAGGAAGATGGACAACTTGAAGCAGGAAAGTCATGAAATCAAAAGACTTCGAAATGAAACTGACAGTGAAAAGGACCAGCTGAATGCAAAATTGCTTGAGTTGGAAAAAATGCGTGAAGAACTAGATAGAGAGAAGAAGGAAGTGAAAGACAGGAAGGATGAAGTACTGAAAGAGAAAGATCAGTTGGAAGAGAGGCGAGATAAGATCAGTAAGGAGAAAGAGGAATTGGATATCAGTCTTGAACTGATGAAAAGACAAAGGGAAGACTTGACGAGCTTGAAGGCTGAAGCAGAAGCACAGACCGAGCCTATGGAAAAAGACTGGAAGGAAAAGCTCACGAGGGAAAGACAACAACTTGAAGATGTAAAGGAGGAGATACAGAAGGAAAAAGAAGCCTTTGAGAGAAAGAAGGGATTGACCATGAAAGAAAGAGATGAGTTTGAGCTGATGAAGTCTGAAACCCAGGGACAATTGGAGGAAATAGAACAAAACAAACAAGACATTCGTGTGGAGAAGGAAAAGCTGGATCAGATCAAAGCTGAGTTAGAAAGACGATCTGAAAACATAAATCAGGTCATGGATGAGACAAgacgggagagggggaaggttgaAGAACTGGCTATCCAAACTCAAAAACAAAGAGAAGAAATGGTGGGTTTCATGGAAAAGAACAACCAAAAGCACAACGAACTGGAACTCATGAATAAcaagattgaaagagagaaacaagacATCGAAGAAAGTCGGGATGTGctaacaaaggagagagaggagctggaacAAATGAGGaatgagacacagcgacagagagaggagacagaatctCAGGTGGAAGaccaaaggaaagagaaagaacatCTGGAACAAATGACGACGGACATGAAAAAACAGTTGCTAGAGATGGATAAtgacaaggaaatgatagaaAGCTCAATAGGTGAACTGAGATTGAAAGAGGCAGAAAtggtgagagaaaaggagaacatggaAAACAAGATGGCTAGACTCAAAGACGAAGAGGATAGAATGCGGGAAGAAATAGGAAGGAAGGTGGACAACTTGAAGCAGGAAAGTCATGAAATCAAAAGACTTAGAGATGAAATAGACAGTGAAAAGGACCAGCTGAATGCAAAATTGCTTGAGTTGGAAAAAATGCGTGAAGAACTAGATAGAGAGAAGAAGGAAGTGAAAGACAGGAAGGATGAAGTACTGAAAGAGAAAGATCAGTTGGAAGAGAGGCAAGATAAGATCAGTAAGGAGAAAGAGGAATTGGATATCAGTCTTGAACTGATGAAAAGACAAAGGGAAGACTTGACGAGCTTGAAGGCTGAAGCAGAAGCACAGACCGATCCTATGGAAAAAGACTGGAAGGAAAAGCTCACGAGGGAAAGACAACAACTTGAAGATGTAAAGGAGGAGATACAGAAGGAAAAAGAAGCCTTTGAGAGAAAGAAGGGATTGACCATGAAAGAAAGAGATGAGTTTGAGCTGATGAAGTCTGAAACCCAGGGACAATTGGTGGAAATAGAACAAAGCAAACAAGACATTCGTGTGGAGAAGGAAAAGCTGGATCAGATCAAAGCTGAGTTAGAAAGACAATCTGAAAACATAAATCAGGTCATGGATGAGACAAgacgggagagggggaaggttgaAGAACTGGCTATCCAAACTCAAAAACAAAGAGAAGAAATGGTGGGTTTCATGGAAAAGAACAACCAAAAGCAGAACGAACTGGAACTCATGAATAAcaagattgaaagagagaaacaagacATCGAAGAAAGTCGGGATGTGctaacaaaggagagagaggagctggaacAAATGAGGaatgagacacagcgacagagagaggagacagaatctCACATGGAAGaccaaaggaaagagaaagaacatCTGGAACAAATGACGTACGGACATGAAAAAACAGTTGCTAGAGATGGATAA
- the LOC123726585 gene encoding trichohyalin-like — translation MTTDMKKQLLEMDNDKEMIESSMGELRLKEAEMVREKENMENKMARLKDEEDRMREEIGRKVDNLKQESHEIKRLRDVIDSEKDQLNAKLLELEKMREELDREKKEVKDRKDEVLKEKDQLEERQDKISKEKEELDISLELMKRQREDLTSLKAEAEAQTDPMEKDWKEKLTRERQQLEDVKEEIQKEKEAFERKKGLTMKERDEFELMKSETQGQMVEIEQSKQDIRVEKEKLDQIKAENELELMNNKIEREKQDIEESRDVLTKEREELEQMRNETQRQREETESHMEDQRKEKEHLEQMTTDMKKQLLEMDNDKGMIESSMGELRLKEAEMVREKENMENKMARLKDEEDRMREEIGRKVDNLKQESHEIKRLRDEIDSEKDQLNTKLLELEKMREELDREKKEVKDRKDEVLKEKDQLEERRDKISKEKEELDISLELMKRQREDLTSLKAEAEAQTEPMEKDWKEKLTRERQQLEDVKEEIQKEKEAFERKKGLTMKERDEFELMKSETQGQMEEIEQSKQDIRVEKEKLDQIKAELERRSENINQVMDETRRERGKVEELAIQTQKQREEMVGFMEKNKQKQNELELMNDKIEREKQDIEESRDVLTKEREELEQMRNETQRQREETESHMEDQRKEKEHLEQMTTDMKKQLLEMDNDKEMIESSMGELRLKEAEMVREKENMENKMARLKDEEDGMREEIGRKMDNLKQESHEIKRLRDEIDSEKDQLNAKLLELEKMREELDREKKEVKDRKDEVLKEKDQLEERQDKISKEKEELDISLELMKRQREDLTSLKAEAEAQTEPMEKDWKEKLTRERQQLVDVKEEIQKEKEAFERKKGLTMKERDEFELMKSETQGQSWKIEQSKQDIRVEKEKLDQIKAELERRSENINQVMDETRRERRKVEELAIQTQKQREEMVGFMENNNKSRTNWNS, via the exons ATGACGACGGACATGAAAAAACAGTTGCTAGAGATGGATAAtgacaaggaaatgatagaaAGCTCAATGGGTGAACTGAGATTGAAAGAGGCAGAAAtggtgagagaaaaggagaacatggaAAACAAGATGGCTAGACTCAAAGACGAAGAGGATAGAATGCGGGAAGAAATAGGAAGGAAGGTGGACAACTTGAAGCAGGAAAGTCATGAAATCAAAAGACTTAGAGAtgtaattgacagtgaaaaggaCCAGCTGAATGCAAAATTGCTTGAGTTGGAAAAAATGCGTGAAGAACTAGATAGAGAGAAGAAGGAAGTGAAAGACAGGAAGGATGAAGTACTGAAAGAGAAAGATCAGTTGGAAGAGAGGCAAGATAAGATCAGTAAGGAGAAAGAGGAATTGGATATCAGTCTTGAACTGATGAAAAGACAAAGGGAAGACTTGACGAGCTTGAAGGCTGAAGCAGAAGCACAGACCGATCCTATGGAAAAAGACTGGAAGGAAAAGCTCACGAGGGAAAGACAACAACTTGAAGATGTAAAGGAGGAGATACAGAAGGAAAAAGAAGCCTTTGAGAGAAAGAAGGGATTGACCATGAAAGAAAGAGATGAGTTTGAGCTGATGAAGTCTGAAACCCAGGGTCAAATGGTGGAAATAGAACAAAGCAAACAAGACATTCGTGTGGAGAAGGAAAAGCTGGATCAGATCAAAGCTGA AAACGAACTGGAACTCATGAATAAcaagattgaaagagagaaacaagacATCGAAGAAAGTCGGGATGTGctaacaaaggagagagaggagctggaacAAATGAGGaatgagacacagcgacagagagaggagacagaatctCACATGGAAGaccaaaggaaagagaaagaacatCTGGAACAAATGACGACAGACATGAAAAAACAGTTGCTAGAGATGGATAATGACAAGGGAATGATAGAAAGCTCAATGGGTGAACTGAGATTGAAAGAGGCAGAAAtggtgagagaaaaggagaacatggaAAACAAGATGGCTAGACTCAAAGACGAAGAGGATAGAATGCGGGAAGAAATAGGAAGGAAGGTGGACAACTTGAAGCAGGAAAGTCATGAAATCAAAAGACTTAGAGATGAAATTGACAGTGAAAAGGACCAGCTGAATACAAAATTGCTTGAGTTGGAAAAAATGCGTGAAGAACTAGATAGAGAGAAGAAGGAAGTGAAAGACAGGAAGGATGAAGTACTGAAAGAGAAAGATCAGTTGGAAGAGAGGCGAGATAAGATCAGTAAGGAGAAAGAGGAATTGGATATCAGTCTTGAACTGATGAAAAGACAAAGGGAAGACTTGACGAGCTTGAAGGCTGAAGCAGAAGCACAGACCGAGCCTATGGAAAAAGACTGGAAGGAAAAGCTCACGAGGGAAAGACAACAACTTGAAGATGTAAAGGAGGAGATACAGAAGGAAAAAGAAGCCTTTGAGAGAAAGAAGGGATTGACCATGAAAGAAAGAGATGAGTTTGAGCTGATGAAGTCTGAAACCCAGGGTCAAATGGAGGAAATAGAACAAAGCAAACAAGACATTCGTGTGGAGAAGGAAAAGCTGGATCAGATCAAAGCTGAGTTAGAAAGGCGATCTGAAAACATAAATCAGGTCATGGATGAGACAAgacgggagagggggaaggttgaAGAACTGGCTATCCAAACTCAAAAACAAAGAGAAGAAATGGTGGGTTTCATGGAAAAGAACAAACAAAAGCAGAACGAACTGGAACTCATGAATGAcaagattgaaagagagaaacaagacATCGAAGAAAGTCGGGATGTGctaacaaaggagagagaggagctggaacAAATGAGGaatgagacacagcgacagagagaggagacagaatctCACATGGAAGaccaaaggaaagagaaagaacatCTGGAACAAATGACGACGGACATGAAAAAACAGTTGCTAGAGATGGATAAtgacaaggaaatgatagaaAGCTCAATGGGTGAACTGAGATTGAAAGAGGCAGAAAtggtgagagaaaaggagaacatggaAAACAAGATGGCTAGACTCAAAGACGAAGAGGATGGAATGCGGGAAGAAATAGGAAGGAAGATGGACAACTTGAAGCAGGAAAGTCATGAAATCAAAAGACTTAGAGATGAAATAGACAGTGAAAAGGACCAGCTGAATGCAAAATTGCTTGAGTTGGAAAAAATGCGTGAAGAACTAGATAGAGAGAAGAAGGAAGTGAAAGACAGGAAGGATGAAGTACTGAAAGAAAAAGATCAGTTGGAAGAGAGGCAAGATAAGATCAGTAAGGAGAAAGAGGAATTGGATATCAGTCTTGAACTGATGAAAAGACAAAGGGAAGACTTGACGAGCTTGAAGGCTGAAGCAGAAGCACAGACCGAGCCTATGGAAAAAGACTGGAAGGAAAAGCTCACGAGGGAAAGACAACAACTTGTAGATGTAAAGGAGGAGATACAGAAGGAAAAAGAAGCCTTTGAGAGAAAGAAGGGATTGACCATGAAAGAAAGAGATGAGTTTGAGCTGATGAAGTCTGAAACCCAGGGTCAAAGTTGGAAAATAGAACAAAGCAAACAAGACATTCGTGTGGAGAAGGAAAAGCTGGATCAGATCAAAGCTGAGTTAGAAAGACGATCTGAAAACATAAATCAGGTCATGGATGAGACAAGACGGGAGAGGAGGAAGGTTGAAGAACTGGCTATCCAAACTCAAAAACAAAGAGAAGAAATGGTGGGTTTCATGGAAAATAACAACAAAAGCAGAACGAACTGGAACTCATGA
- the LOC123726612 gene encoding trichohyalin: MVGFMEKIKQKQNELELMNDKIEREKQDIEESRDVLTKEREELEQMRNETQRQREETESHMEDQRKEKEHLEQMTTDMKKQLLEMDNDKEMIESSIGELRLKEAEMVREKENMENKMARLKDEEDRMREEIGRKVDNLKQESHEIKRLRDEIDSEKDQLNAKLLELEKMREELDREKKEVKDRKDEVLKEKDQLEERQDKISKEKEELDISLELMKRQREDLTSLKAEAEAQTEPMEKDWKEKLTRERQQLEDVKEEIQKEKEAFERKKGLTTKERDVFELMKSETQGQMVEIEQSKQDIRVEKEKLDQIKAELERRSENINQVMDETRRERGKVEELAIQTQKQREEMVGFMEKNNQKQNELELMNNKIEREKQDIEESRDVLTKEREELEQMRNETQRQREETESHMEDQRKEKEHLEQMTTDMKKQLLEMDNDKEMIESSMGELRLKEAEMVREKENMENKMARLKDEEDRMREEIGRKVDNLKQESHEIKRLRDEIDSEKDQLNAKLLELEKMREELDREKKEVKDRKDEVLKEKDQLEERQDKISKEKEELDISLELMKRQREDLTSLKAEAEAHTEPMEKDWKEKLTRERQQLVDVKEEIQKEKEAFERKKGLTTKERDEFELMKSETQGQLLEIEQSKQDIRGGEGKAGSDQS; this comes from the coding sequence ATGGTGGGTTTCATGGAAAAGATCAAACAAAAGCAGAACGAACTGGAACTCATGAATGAcaagattgaaagagagaaacaagacATCGAAGAAAGTCGGGATGTGctaacaaaggagagagaggagctggaacAAATGAGGaatgagacacagcgacagagagaggagacagaatctCACATGGAAGaccaaaggaaagagaaagaacatCTGGAACAAATGACGACGGACATGAAAAAACAGTTGCTAGAGATGGATAAtgacaaggaaatgatagaaAGCTCAATAGGTGAACTGAGATTGAAAGAGGCAGAAAtggtgagagaaaaggagaacatggaAAACAAGATGGCTAGACTCAAAGACGAAGAGGATAGAATGCGGGAAGAAATAGGAAGGAAGGTGGACAACTTGAAGCAGGAAAGTCATGAAATCAAAAGACTTAGAGATGAAATTGACAGTGAAAAGGACCAGCTGAATGCAAAATTGCTTGAGTTGGAAAAAATGCGTGAAGAACTAGATAGAGAGAAGAAGGAAGTGAAAGACAGGAAGGATGAAGTACTGAAAGAGAAAGATCAGTTGGAAGAGAGGCAAGATAAGATCAGTAAGGAGAAAGAGGAATTGGATATCAGTCTTGAACTGATGAAAAGACAAAGGGAAGACTTGACGAGCTTGAAGGCTGAAGCAGAAGCACAGACCGAGCCTATGGAAAAAGACTGGAAGGAAAAGCTCACGAGGGAAAGACAACAACTTGAAGATGTAAAGGAGGAGATACAGAAGGAAAAAGAAGCCTTTGAGAGAAAGAAGGGATTGACCACGAAAGAAAGAGATGTGTTTGAGCTGATGAAGTCTGAAACCCAGGGTCAAATGGTGGAAATAGAACAAAGCAAACAAGACATTCGTGTGGAGAAGGAAAAGCTGGATCAGATCAAAGCTGAGTTAGAAAGACGATCTGAAAACATAAATCAGGTCATGGATGAGACAAgacgggagagggggaaggttgaAGAACTGGCTATCCAAACTCAAAAACAAAGAGAAGAAATGGTGGGTTTCATGGAAAAGAACAACCAAAAGCAGAACGAACTGGAACTCATGAATAAcaagattgaaagagagaaacaagacATCGAAGAAAGTCGGGATGTGctaacaaaggagagagaggagctggaacAAATGAGGaatgagacacagcgacagagagaggagacagaatctCACATGGAAGaccaaaggaaagagaaagaacatCTGGAACAAATGACGACGGACATGAAAAAACAGTTGCTAGAGATGGATAAtgacaaggaaatgatagaaAGCTCAATGGGTGAACTGAGATTGAAAGAGGCAGAAAtggtgagagaaaaggagaacatggaAAACAAGATGGCTAGACTCAAAGACGAAGAGGATAGAATGCGGGAAGAAATAGGAAGGAAGGTGGACAACTTGAAGCAGGAAAGTCATGAAATCAAAAGACTTAGAGATGAAATTGACAGTGAAAAGGACCAGCTGAATGCAAAATTGCTTGAGTTGGAAAAAATGCGTGAAGAACTAGATAGAGAGAAGAAGGAAGTGAAAGACAGGAAGGATGAAGTACTGAAAGAGAAAGATCAGTTGGAAGAGAGGCAAGATAAGATCAGTAAGGAGAAAGAGGAATTGGATATCAGTCTTGAACTGATGAAAAGACAAAGGGAAGACTTGACGAGCTTGAAGGCTGAAGCAGAAGCACACACCGAGCCTATGGAAAAAGACTGGAAGGAAAAGCTCACGAGGGAAAGACAACAACTTGTAGATGTAAAGGAGGAGATACAGAAGGAAAAAGAAGCCTTTGAGAGAAAGAAGGGATTGACCACGAAAGAAAGAGATGAGTTTGAGCTGATGAAGTCTGAAACCCAGGGACAATTGCTGGAAATAGAACAAAGCAAACAAGACATTCGTGGTGGAGAAGGAAAAGCTGGATCAGATCAAAGCTGA